From the Toxoplasma gondii ME49 chromosome VIIa, whole genome shotgun sequence genome, one window contains:
- the PP2CHN gene encoding protein phosphatase PP2C-hn (encoded by transcript TGME49_282055): MFSCECHFCCANPNKSLPVIEQVTAYTCAKATAAMASLRVLALACLPLFAVLHADAKTLLGKVKRATGMGVGEGPSVAKKPKYTATVPGFTPPSGDQRMNEFMAVDTSGEFMRHLYIEEGRTVCASATSRNRRPTSESPHSDDVVVVEGMLRGRPETRVHAMFDGFQGRHSAMWLAQNVMNYLNDLRDVNEEEITRQFERMDGDLRAANLPGGSSALIIFVRYEKKPTEARVVGRQIVPEGAKEFTSVAEALGGPLMPVVAMNFRRDPRAAKGIYTIHVASLGNSRCVLKSGRTAIHLSTPHTASSHKERHRVQAAGGVFTTVNGELLLGGVVPMTRAFGSFDFKKGGQGKLQQDLVSAVPDVTTFFAYPGDDIVAGTAGAFAHFRSHAAIAAAIALYPVSPETVLDAAKAMVVNAKRRKVTKNISTFVRHLPESRTRSQKMLEGTSGENGEEDFSIDRTNELTQALQAGFFSFLLYYP; this comes from the exons ATGTTTTCGTGCGAGTGTCACTTTTGTTGTGCAAACCCAAATAAATCTCTGCCTGTCATTGAACAAGTAACTGCATACACTTGTGCCAAAGCTACCGCAGCCATGGCTTCGTTAAGAGTGTTGGCGCTGGCATGCCTTCCGCTCTTCGCAGTGCTCCATGCGGACGCCAAGACATTGCTG GGGAAAGTCAAA AGA GCAACAGGGATG GGAGTGGGAGAA GGTCCTTCAGTTGCCAAAAAGCCGAAATACACAGCGACGGTCCCAGGATTCACTCCACCGTCTGGCGATCAGCGGATGAATGAATTCATGGCTGTGGACACATCAGGGGAATTCATGCGTCATCTCTACATCGAAGAAGGGCGCACAGTGTGTGCTAGTGCCACCTCCCGCAATAGAAGACCGACGAGCGAGAGCCCCCACAGCGATGAT GTGGTGGTCGTCGAAGGAATGCTCCGGGGAAGACCAGAAACGCGAGTACATGCCATGTTCGACGGATTCCAGGGACGCCACAGTGCTATGTGGCTCGCGCAGAATGTGATGAACTATCTCA ACGATCTGAGAGATGTCAACGAAGAGGAGATTACTCGGCAGTTCGAGAGAATGGATGGAGACTTAAGAGCAGCGAATCTCCCTGGCGGGTCGTCAG CTCTAATCATTTTTGTACGGTATGAAAAAAAACCGACTGAGGCCCGGGTGGTCGGTAGGCAGATAGTACCGGAAGGTGCCAAGGAGTTCACGTCAGTCGCTGAGGCGCTAGGAGGTCCGCTCATGCCAGTGGTAGCCATGAACTTCAGGCGCGATCCCAGAGCTGCCAAGGGGATCTATACCATACATGTCGCTAGCTTAG GCAACTCTCGTTGTGTACTTAAGTCTGGCAGAACTGCGATTCACTTGTCGACTCCTCACACTGCCTCGTCTCATAAGGAAAGACACCGCGTCCAGGCAGCAGGAGGGGTATTCACTACAGTCAATGGCGAGCTTTTGCTAGGCGGAGTTGTCCCTATGACGAGGGCATTCGGCAGTTTT GACTTCAAGAAAGGAGGACAAGGGAAACTTCAACAGGATTTGGTGTCTGCAGTTCCAGACGTAACGACGTTTTTTGCATATCCTGGTGACGATATCGTCGCGGGTACTGCAG GCGCATTCGCTCATTTCAGATCACATGCGGCAATAGCGGCTGCGATCGCTCTCTACCCGGTCAGTCCAGAAACAGTTCTTGACGCAGCAAAAGCAATGGTGGTGAATGCAAAAAGGAGGAAGGTAACCAAAAACATCAGCACCTTCGTAAGGCATCTCCCCGAGTCACGCACAAGGAGTCAAAAGATGCTGGAGGGCACCTCCGGAGAGAATG gcgaagaagacttcTCGATCGACAGGACAAACGAGCTTACACAGGCGCTTCAGGCGGgatttttttccttcttatTGTATTATCCATGA